The Vibrio nitrifigilis genome window below encodes:
- a CDS encoding elongation factor P hydroxylase — MTHQNTDIIQIFNNTFYAEYQTRLELGGDEPIYLPADESHPDHRIIFARGYYASALHEIAHWLVAGPERRLLEDFGYWYEPDGRTAEVQAQFENVEVRPQAYEWIIAMSAGFPFNVSCDNLNGDCEPDRLAFMQRVHREVMGILEQGLPTRVAQLSQALREFYHTPPLSAEQFLVA; from the coding sequence ATGACCCATCAAAATACCGATATTATCCAAATTTTTAATAATACATTTTACGCTGAATACCAAACGCGATTAGAGCTAGGTGGCGATGAGCCGATTTATTTACCGGCAGATGAATCCCATCCAGATCACCGTATTATTTTTGCTCGAGGCTACTATGCTTCAGCATTGCATGAAATTGCGCATTGGCTGGTGGCAGGGCCGGAAAGGCGTTTACTGGAAGATTTTGGTTATTGGTACGAACCTGATGGACGAACTGCAGAAGTGCAGGCCCAGTTTGAAAATGTAGAAGTTCGTCCGCAAGCGTATGAATGGATTATAGCGATGAGCGCAGGATTCCCATTCAATGTCAGTTGCGATAATTTGAACGGGGATTGTGAGCCTGACAGATTAGCGTTCATGCAGCGCGTACATCGTGAAGTGATGGGAATATTAGAACAAGGGTTACCTACTCGGGTGGCACAGCTTTCCCAAGCTTTACGCGAGTTTTATCACACGCCACCATTGTCAGCCGAGCAATTTTTAGTGGCTTAA
- a CDS encoding YfcL family protein, with the protein MIIEFEEKLLDIIDQRIATANDDELFAGGYLRGHISLSAASCEDENICDVDVLKERIEASLNDARSELTPADRVIVNELWQELLANVSA; encoded by the coding sequence ATGATTATTGAATTTGAAGAGAAATTGTTAGATATCATCGATCAACGCATCGCGACTGCTAATGATGATGAGTTGTTTGCTGGTGGTTATTTACGTGGTCATATCTCTTTATCAGCAGCGTCATGTGAAGACGAAAATATCTGTGATGTGGATGTTCTAAAAGAGCGTATTGAAGCAAGTTTGAACGATGCTCGTTCAGAGCTGACACCCGCTGATCGAGTGATCGTGAATGAGCTTTGGCAGGAGTTATTGGCGAACGTTTCCGCTTAA
- a CDS encoding NADPH-dependent FMN reductase, whose translation MKVIAYGASTSSTSINKALATYAANLIPGADVTVLDINDYPVPMFSEDKEKEIGQAEAAKAFLDAIATADALVISFAEHNGHYPAAYKNLFDWSTRIDQKVFKDIPAVYLATSPGPGGAQSVLAAAKGSAPFFGGNVKATVSVASFYDNFDLEKGQPTNSAVADEIKAAVAKLNA comes from the coding sequence ATGAAGGTTATCGCTTACGGAGCAAGTACCAGTTCTACTTCCATTAACAAGGCGTTGGCAACATATGCAGCCAACCTTATCCCTGGCGCGGATGTAACCGTGTTAGACATCAACGATTATCCAGTCCCTATGTTTAGTGAAGACAAAGAGAAAGAAATTGGCCAAGCAGAAGCCGCCAAAGCCTTTCTCGATGCAATTGCCACCGCTGATGCCTTGGTCATTTCTTTTGCTGAACACAATGGTCATTACCCAGCGGCTTATAAAAATCTATTTGATTGGTCAACTCGTATTGATCAAAAGGTCTTTAAAGATATTCCCGCTGTCTATTTAGCCACTTCACCTGGCCCAGGTGGAGCACAATCTGTTTTAGCTGCCGCAAAAGGGTCAGCGCCTTTCTTTGGTGGTAATGTAAAAGCAACCGTTTCTGTCGCAAGTTTTTACGATAATTTTGATCTCGAAAAAGGTCAGCCAACGAATAGTGCTGTCGCTGATGAGATCAAAGCTGCTGTGGCAAAGTTAAACGCTTAA
- a CDS encoding TAXI family TRAP transporter solute-binding subunit — protein MYQSIKRGLLVLAATLFALPAFSASYTIGTGSQSGTYYPLGGMLAKVWSENIPDFNMRAEVTAASVENTIKVATGKQLVGVSQGNVVLQAANGQKPFPRKMGVSVLFALYPNVVQFIVPADSDIHSIQDLKGKKVSLGAPGSGTRVSATNILQTLGISTSDIRAQSLNYTATTNAIANGQIDAGVIVGSLGVGAITELALTHDVRILSFTADELKKITAANPSYIEQDVPQNSYNKVPAFKAPAVWNVLVVNKNLDDKLAYQMTKIAFEHMDEIRKVINVTQFTTIDNMNKLNGIALHPGAEKYRQEQLAK, from the coding sequence ATGTACCAGTCGATCAAACGAGGATTGTTAGTTCTAGCCGCAACATTGTTTGCGCTGCCTGCATTTTCAGCGAGTTATACCATTGGCACCGGGAGTCAAAGTGGAACCTATTATCCGCTAGGTGGCATGTTAGCGAAGGTATGGAGCGAAAATATTCCAGATTTTAATATGCGTGCCGAAGTGACTGCTGCATCGGTGGAAAATACGATTAAGGTGGCAACTGGTAAGCAATTAGTTGGCGTATCGCAAGGTAATGTTGTGTTACAAGCCGCAAATGGGCAAAAGCCTTTCCCTCGTAAGATGGGCGTGTCTGTTTTATTCGCTCTGTATCCTAACGTGGTTCAGTTTATCGTGCCTGCTGATTCAGATATTCATTCGATTCAAGATTTAAAAGGCAAAAAGGTCTCATTGGGAGCGCCTGGCTCCGGTACTCGTGTAAGTGCGACCAATATTTTGCAAACACTCGGCATTTCTACCAGTGATATTCGCGCTCAATCACTTAATTACACCGCGACGACAAACGCGATTGCTAATGGTCAGATTGATGCGGGAGTGATTGTGGGTAGCCTTGGCGTGGGCGCGATTACAGAATTAGCGTTGACTCATGATGTTCGTATTTTGTCCTTTACTGCCGATGAATTGAAAAAAATCACCGCTGCCAATCCATCTTATATCGAACAGGATGTACCGCAAAATAGTTACAATAAAGTTCCTGCTTTTAAAGCACCTGCAGTATGGAATGTGTTAGTAGTGAACAAAAATCTTGATGACAAACTGGCTTACCAGATGACGAAAATCGCTTTTGAACATATGGATGAGATTCGTAAAGTGATTAATGTTACTCAGTTCACCACCATTGATAATATGAACAAATTAAACGGTATCGCTTTGCATCCAGGCGCAGAGAAATATCGTCAGGAGCAACTTGCTAAGTAG
- a CDS encoding TRAP transporter permease codes for MSQISTTNRKTTELVMVIAAIAAVAFSIFQLWQSISAHLAAPVFRPVHLSWVLVLVFLTHPLFKLQKNVMVYLFGRAIDLALIVITCWATLRIAEFDYDDISFLLDGLQPLDQCAGVVMLVALMEATRRTVGWVMVFIAVFFLGYALFGDALPATVASKGFSLEEIIRFHIFSTNGVYGAPLAIAAGVVFIFVLFGAFLQVTGAGQFFIDMAFAVAGKYRGGPAKASVIASAALGSISGSAIANTVTTGALTIPMMKKLGYKAEQAAGIEAAASTGGQIMPPVMGAGAFVMAQFTGIAYSDILLVSIAPAILYFMCTLLYVHLMACKLGLEGMSKTEQMRTVMAQGWHFLVPLVLITVLLLMSYSPVLVGVAGCVAILVAAMLRRSSRIGLKPIILGMREGALLALPISVACATAGIVVGVVGQTGIGLQFTQFLIAMSGGYLWSVLALIALAAVILGMGLPVTAAYIVLSIMAVPALMKFGVGLLAAHMIVFWLSQTSNVTPPIALAAFAGAGIANASPMKSAVQAFKLAQGFFLIPAMMAFSGLIFIGDESIWHFLVSIIATITLFVAFAGGIEGRLVKVLSLPERLILLVMALTVLFATDTIRIVAMLVVIGLTFYNARHHIIGNPAS; via the coding sequence ATGAGTCAGATCAGTACCACAAACCGTAAGACGACGGAGCTAGTTATGGTGATTGCCGCCATTGCAGCGGTCGCTTTTTCTATTTTTCAACTTTGGCAGAGTATTTCTGCGCATCTTGCTGCACCAGTATTTCGCCCTGTTCATCTCAGTTGGGTATTGGTGTTGGTGTTTTTAACTCACCCACTATTTAAGCTCCAAAAAAATGTCATGGTTTACCTTTTCGGGAGAGCCATTGATCTGGCGTTAATCGTGATTACGTGCTGGGCAACACTGAGAATTGCTGAATTTGATTACGATGACATTAGCTTCTTATTGGATGGTTTGCAGCCGCTTGATCAATGCGCTGGAGTCGTCATGCTCGTTGCTTTAATGGAGGCCACTCGCCGCACCGTTGGTTGGGTGATGGTGTTTATTGCGGTGTTCTTTCTTGGATATGCGTTATTTGGTGACGCGTTACCAGCGACAGTAGCCAGTAAAGGATTTTCTTTAGAAGAAATTATCCGTTTCCATATTTTTTCCACCAATGGTGTTTATGGCGCGCCATTAGCTATTGCTGCTGGCGTGGTGTTTATATTTGTTCTGTTCGGCGCTTTTTTACAAGTGACAGGAGCGGGGCAATTTTTTATTGATATGGCCTTTGCGGTTGCGGGCAAATATCGAGGTGGTCCGGCAAAGGCAAGTGTGATTGCATCTGCTGCATTGGGGTCTATTTCAGGTAGTGCGATAGCGAATACGGTAACAACGGGTGCTTTAACCATTCCTATGATGAAAAAGCTCGGCTATAAAGCAGAGCAGGCGGCAGGGATTGAAGCGGCAGCGTCTACGGGGGGGCAGATTATGCCTCCTGTGATGGGCGCTGGAGCGTTTGTCATGGCGCAATTTACCGGTATTGCCTACAGCGATATCTTGCTTGTGTCCATTGCGCCTGCCATTTTGTATTTTATGTGTACCTTGCTCTACGTCCATTTGATGGCTTGTAAACTCGGCCTAGAAGGAATGAGTAAAACAGAGCAGATGCGTACTGTAATGGCACAGGGGTGGCACTTTTTAGTGCCATTGGTACTCATTACCGTCTTGCTGCTCATGAGTTACTCGCCAGTCTTAGTTGGGGTTGCTGGCTGTGTCGCAATATTGGTGGCTGCCATGTTACGCCGCTCAAGCCGGATAGGGCTAAAGCCGATTATTTTAGGTATGCGTGAGGGCGCTTTATTAGCGTTACCAATTTCAGTTGCTTGCGCTACAGCAGGTATCGTGGTTGGGGTCGTGGGGCAAACGGGGATTGGACTGCAATTTACGCAGTTTCTTATTGCGATGTCAGGCGGCTATTTGTGGTCGGTATTAGCGCTGATTGCTCTTGCTGCCGTTATTTTGGGAATGGGACTACCTGTTACCGCCGCCTACATTGTGTTATCGATTATGGCGGTACCTGCGTTAATGAAATTTGGTGTAGGGCTACTTGCAGCGCATATGATTGTATTTTGGTTATCTCAAACCTCGAATGTGACTCCTCCGATTGCTTTGGCGGCGTTTGCTGGGGCTGGGATCGCCAATGCATCACCGATGAAGTCGGCAGTGCAAGCGTTTAAATTGGCACAGGGTTTCTTTTTAATCCCAGCGATGATGGCATTTTCTGGATTGATCTTTATCGGTGACGAATCTATTTGGCACTTTCTGGTATCGATTATTGCCACTATTACACTGTTCGTTGCCTTTGCTGGTGGCATTGAAGGTCGTTTAGTTAAAGTGTTGAGCCTTCCTGAGCGATTAATCCTTTTGGTGATGGCATTAACAGTATTATTTGCGACTGATACGATTCGTATTGTGGCGATGTTAGTGGTTATAGGGTTAACTTTCTATAACGCGAGACACCATATTATTGGGAACCCTGCATCTTAA
- the mnmC gene encoding bifunctional tRNA (5-methylaminomethyl-2-thiouridine)(34)-methyltransferase MnmD/FAD-dependent 5-carboxymethylaminomethyl-2-thiouridine(34) oxidoreductase MnmC has translation MTSITHAQLDWNDAGTPVSDQFDDVYFSNVNGLEETRYVFLTQNHLPERWLTFERKHFVVAETGFGTGLNFLALWQWFDAFKAQHPDSSVESLHFISFEKYPLSKDDLIKAHQSWPELADYAKQLQEYYPPAVPECHRIILADGAITLDLWFGDIKDCLPSVPTPKTGLVDAWFLDGFAPSKNPEMWNQELFNGMVKMARQECTVATFTAAGFVRRGLIEAGFTMKKAKGFGTKRDMIIGSLNEKKPYTNIKPWFERHGTDDLSDVAIIGGGIASATLAEALARRNIKVTLYCADSKPAQGASGNRQGAVYPLLNGNHKDVSRVFAPAFLYAHQRFSELAKSIEYDHAWCGVTQLMWDEKSSKKLSHLLNDQFDHELVTGLTPADTDRVTGVDIGMPAISYPLGGWLSPAQLTQGLITQLETSGQLSIRYQCPVTDLTHKDGQWQLSNGEQVFHHQAVVVATGHHFDAFQQTQAIPLSKVKGQVSHIPTNEQIGALKTVLCYDGYMTPVNPKNRHHCIGASYHRCQTDTEFDPQAQEENAQRLIHCLPGKEWATHADTSSNESRQGVRCVSRDHLPFVGNVGIYDTIISDYQNLHYMEENQVSPVAQYPDLYAFLGLGARGLSSSPLMAEMLAAQMCQEPLPLPNSVLETLHPSRMWVRKLRKGKAIVER, from the coding sequence ATGACTTCCATTACACATGCTCAGCTCGACTGGAACGATGCTGGCACACCTGTCTCAGACCAATTCGACGACGTTTACTTTTCTAACGTTAATGGCTTAGAAGAAACGCGCTACGTCTTCCTTACCCAAAACCACCTTCCAGAACGATGGTTAACCTTTGAACGCAAACACTTCGTTGTTGCCGAAACTGGCTTTGGCACCGGATTAAACTTCTTGGCTTTATGGCAATGGTTTGATGCCTTCAAAGCACAACATCCAGATTCCTCTGTTGAGTCTTTACATTTTATCAGCTTTGAGAAGTATCCGCTGAGTAAAGATGATTTAATTAAAGCACATCAATCATGGCCTGAGTTGGCTGATTACGCCAAACAATTACAAGAATACTATCCACCCGCGGTTCCTGAGTGTCACAGAATAATCCTTGCCGATGGTGCCATCACGCTAGATTTATGGTTTGGTGATATTAAAGATTGTCTCCCGAGTGTACCAACACCTAAAACAGGTCTGGTCGACGCTTGGTTTTTAGATGGCTTTGCGCCAAGTAAAAACCCTGAGATGTGGAATCAGGAGCTATTTAACGGCATGGTCAAAATGGCTCGCCAAGAATGTACTGTCGCCACGTTCACCGCAGCTGGTTTTGTACGTCGAGGCCTAATTGAAGCTGGTTTTACAATGAAAAAAGCCAAAGGTTTCGGCACAAAACGCGATATGATCATTGGTAGCCTTAACGAAAAAAAACCGTATACCAATATCAAACCTTGGTTTGAACGTCATGGCACTGACGACTTATCAGATGTCGCCATTATTGGTGGCGGTATTGCCAGTGCAACTCTGGCTGAGGCACTGGCACGACGCAATATTAAAGTGACGCTTTACTGTGCAGATTCTAAACCAGCACAAGGTGCGTCAGGTAACCGCCAAGGAGCAGTCTATCCACTGCTTAATGGAAACCATAAAGATGTGTCGCGCGTTTTCGCCCCCGCGTTTCTTTACGCTCACCAACGTTTTTCTGAATTAGCTAAATCCATCGAATATGATCACGCCTGGTGCGGCGTAACGCAATTAATGTGGGATGAGAAATCGAGTAAAAAGTTATCTCACCTGCTCAATGACCAATTCGATCATGAGCTAGTAACCGGATTAACCCCCGCAGACACCGATCGTGTAACCGGTGTTGATATTGGCATGCCTGCTATCTCCTACCCATTAGGCGGCTGGCTGTCACCTGCACAGTTGACCCAAGGCTTAATCACTCAACTTGAAACCAGTGGTCAGTTAAGCATTCGTTATCAGTGCCCTGTGACCGATTTAACCCATAAAGATGGGCAATGGCAACTATCCAATGGCGAACAGGTGTTTCATCATCAAGCGGTTGTCGTGGCGACAGGGCATCATTTTGATGCATTTCAACAAACCCAAGCCATTCCATTGAGTAAAGTGAAAGGTCAGGTCAGTCACATTCCAACCAATGAGCAGATTGGCGCACTTAAAACGGTTCTCTGCTACGACGGGTATATGACACCAGTGAACCCCAAAAACCGACATCACTGTATCGGCGCGAGTTATCATCGTTGCCAAACCGATACCGAGTTTGATCCTCAAGCTCAAGAGGAAAACGCGCAGCGTTTAATCCATTGCTTACCCGGTAAAGAATGGGCAACCCATGCTGATACCAGTAGCAATGAATCTCGTCAGGGTGTGCGTTGTGTCAGTCGCGATCATCTCCCTTTTGTCGGTAATGTCGGTATCTATGACACCATAATCTCTGACTATCAGAATTTACACTATATGGAAGAAAACCAAGTATCGCCGGTCGCCCAATACCCAGATTTATACGCGTTTCTTGGTTTAGGCGCGCGTGGTTTGAGCTCCTCACCACTGATGGCAGAAATGCTTGCGGCGCAAATGTGCCAAGAGCCACTCCCCTTGCCAAATTCGGTATTAGAAACCCTCCATCCAAGTAGAATGTGGGTAAGAAAACTGAGAAAAGGCAAAGCCATCGTTGAGCGTTAA
- the fabB gene encoding beta-ketoacyl-ACP synthase I — MKRVVITGMGIISSIGNNVEEVLASLKAGKSGITASEQFKEQGLRSQVWGDLKINPAEHIDRKQMRFMGDAAAYAYLALEQAINDSGLAPEQVSNDRTGIIAGSGGASSLNQAAAVDTLRAKGVKRIGPYMVPRTMSSTVSACLATPFKIRGVNYSISSACATSAHCIGNAMELIQLGKQDVVFAGGGEELDWTLTMMFDAMGALSTKYNETPDKASRTYDANRDGFVISGGGGMVVLEELEHALARGAKIYGEVVGYGATSDGYDMVAPSGEGAVRCMKMAMQNVDSVDYVNTHGTSTPVGDVKELGAIQDVFGGNSPAISATKAMTGHALGAAGVHEAIYSTLMLEHGFVAPSINVEELDEAAQGLDIVTDMREQELTTVMSNSFGFGGTNATLIIKKYQA; from the coding sequence ATGAAACGAGTCGTAATCACCGGTATGGGGATTATTTCAAGTATCGGTAACAACGTCGAAGAAGTTTTAGCGTCTCTAAAAGCAGGCAAATCAGGTATTACCGCTTCAGAGCAATTTAAAGAGCAAGGCCTTCGCTCTCAAGTGTGGGGCGACCTGAAAATCAACCCTGCTGAACATATTGACCGCAAGCAAATGCGTTTCATGGGTGATGCGGCTGCATACGCATACCTAGCATTAGAACAAGCGATTAATGATTCTGGTCTAGCTCCAGAGCAAGTCTCTAACGACCGTACAGGTATTATCGCAGGTTCTGGTGGTGCTTCATCATTAAACCAAGCTGCTGCTGTGGACACATTACGCGCTAAAGGCGTTAAACGTATCGGTCCATACATGGTGCCACGTACCATGTCTTCAACAGTTTCAGCTTGTTTGGCTACACCATTCAAAATCCGTGGTGTTAACTACTCAATCAGCTCTGCGTGTGCTACTTCTGCACACTGTATTGGTAATGCAATGGAACTTATCCAATTGGGTAAACAAGACGTTGTGTTCGCTGGTGGTGGTGAAGAACTTGATTGGACTCTAACCATGATGTTCGACGCGATGGGCGCTCTATCAACTAAATATAATGAGACACCAGATAAAGCGTCACGTACTTACGATGCTAACCGTGATGGTTTTGTTATCTCTGGCGGCGGCGGTATGGTTGTGCTTGAAGAGCTAGAGCATGCTTTAGCGCGTGGAGCAAAAATCTACGGTGAAGTTGTCGGTTACGGCGCAACATCTGATGGCTACGACATGGTCGCGCCATCTGGTGAAGGTGCTGTACGTTGTATGAAGATGGCAATGCAAAATGTCGATAGCGTAGATTACGTAAACACTCACGGTACTTCTACTCCTGTTGGTGATGTGAAAGAACTGGGCGCTATTCAAGACGTGTTCGGTGGCAATAGCCCAGCGATCTCTGCAACTAAAGCGATGACTGGTCACGCATTGGGTGCAGCTGGTGTTCACGAAGCTATTTACTCAACGCTAATGCTTGAGCATGGTTTTGTTGCACCAAGCATCAACGTAGAAGAACTTGATGAAGCTGCGCAAGGTCTAGATATCGTGACTGACATGCGTGAGCAAGAGCTAACCACTGTTATGTCTAACAGCTTTGGTTTTGGCGGTACTAACGCAACGCTTATCATCAAAAAATACCAAGCTTAA